The Cydia splendana chromosome Z, ilCydSple1.2, whole genome shotgun sequence genome window below encodes:
- the LOC134804100 gene encoding uncharacterized protein LOC134804100 isoform X2 produces MSDRIKVVLDVGGQWTRAGFAGEPSPRAEYPSVVGRFRRSELLDGFPDIYCGREAVLKRGISHLSWPMQKGLIQDWDELEKLLHHTFYKELLVAPEETKVMYALHPLTPGKDKEQMAELLFETFIVDAIYLAQTPALVTLASGRTTGLVWENGYSCCYAAPVFEGFPLKHSIVTSQLTGQAITGILLDLMKKIGYSFTTPTEIELAEKIKASTCYVATDLESIQASRMADGDTKVRYQLPDGQHIILDEERFICPEVLFRPSLQGLECPSIVDDICKTISRCDIDYQPMFYENIVLSGTALPSAHQDVTDDQNSVGLCCTKPEFQ; encoded by the exons ATGTCCGATCGTATCAAAGTGGTTTTAGATGTAGGGGGTCAATGGACCCGCGCTGGTTTCGCTGGGGAGCCTTCCCCGAGGGCGGAGTACCCATCAGTGGTTGGACG ATTTCGAAGAAGCGAACTGTTAGATGGTTTCCCTGATATTTACTGTGGTCGTGAGGCTGTGCTCAAGAGAGGGATATCGCATTTGTCCTGGCCAATGCAAAAAGGACTCATACAG GATTGGGATGAACTGGAGAAGTTACTGCACCACACGTTCTACAAGGAGCTGCTGGTGGCCCCTGAAGAGACGAAGGTCATGTACGCGCTGCACCCGCTCACACCAGGCAAGGACAA AGAACAGATGGCAGAGTTACTCTTCGAGACATTTATAGTGGATGCCATATACCTGGCCCAGACTCCGGCGCTGGTCACGCTGGCGAGTGGGAGAACCACTGGTCTGGTCTGGGAGAATGGCTACTCGTGCTGCTACGCCGCTCCTGTTTTTGAAGG GTTCCCTCTAAAGCATTCGATAGTGACTTCTCAGCTAACCGGCCAAGCAATTACTGGGATCTTGCTGGATTTGATGAAGAAGATTGGCTACTCTTTCACTACACCTACGGAGATAGAGCTCGCGGAGAAGATTAAG GCAAGCACATGCTACGTAGCGACAGATCTAGAATCAATCCAGGCCTCCAGGATGGCTGACGGCGACACCAAAGTTCGCTACCAGCTGCCAGACGGCCAGCACATCATTTTGGACGAGGAGAGGTTCATATGCCCCGAAGTCCTCTTCCGACCTTCGTTGCAGGGGCTGGAGTGCCCTAGTATCGTTGATGATATATGTAAAACTATCAGCCGGTGCGATATTGACTACCAGCCTATGTTTTATGAAAATATCGTGCTTTCTG gtactgctctcccaagtgctcatcaagatgtgacggatgaccaaaatagcgtgggcctatgttgcaccaaacctgagttccagtag
- the LOC134804100 gene encoding actin-like isoform X3 produces the protein MSDRIKVVLDVGGQWTRAGFAGEPSPRAEYPSVVGRFRRSELLDGFPDIYCGREAVLKRGISHLSWPMQKGLIQDWDELEKLLHHTFYKELLVAPEETKVMYALHPLTPGKDKFPLKHSIVTSQLTGQAITGILLDLMKKIGYSFTTPTEIELAEKIKASTCYVATDLESIQASRMADGDTKVRYQLPDGQHIILDEERFICPEVLFRPSLQGLECPSIVDDICKTISRCDIDYQPMFYENIVLSGGGSQLAGIDKRINRELLLRVLEQPNYRVTVDAIESRQHATWRGGSMLACMDAVKGCYLTKEEYEDSGTGRVRQKFY, from the exons ATGTCCGATCGTATCAAAGTGGTTTTAGATGTAGGGGGTCAATGGACCCGCGCTGGTTTCGCTGGGGAGCCTTCCCCGAGGGCGGAGTACCCATCAGTGGTTGGACG ATTTCGAAGAAGCGAACTGTTAGATGGTTTCCCTGATATTTACTGTGGTCGTGAGGCTGTGCTCAAGAGAGGGATATCGCATTTGTCCTGGCCAATGCAAAAAGGACTCATACAG GATTGGGATGAACTGGAGAAGTTACTGCACCACACGTTCTACAAGGAGCTGCTGGTGGCCCCTGAAGAGACGAAGGTCATGTACGCGCTGCACCCGCTCACACCAGGCAAGGACAA GTTCCCTCTAAAGCATTCGATAGTGACTTCTCAGCTAACCGGCCAAGCAATTACTGGGATCTTGCTGGATTTGATGAAGAAGATTGGCTACTCTTTCACTACACCTACGGAGATAGAGCTCGCGGAGAAGATTAAG GCAAGCACATGCTACGTAGCGACAGATCTAGAATCAATCCAGGCCTCCAGGATGGCTGACGGCGACACCAAAGTTCGCTACCAGCTGCCAGACGGCCAGCACATCATTTTGGACGAGGAGAGGTTCATATGCCCCGAAGTCCTCTTCCGACCTTCGTTGCAGGGGCTGGAGTGCCCTAGTATCGTTGATGATATATGTAAAACTATCAGCCGGTGCGATATTGACTACCAGCCTATGTTTTATGAAAATATCGTGCTTTCTG GTGGCGGTAGCCAGCTCGCCGGCATAGACAAGCGTATAAATCGGGAGCTTTTATTGAGAGTCTTGGAACAGCCAAACTACAG GGTAACAGTAGACGCCATAGAGTCCCGTCAGCACGCCACCTGGCGTGGCGGATCGATGTTGGCGTGCATGGACGCCGTGAAGGGTTGTTATTTGACTAAGGAAGAATACGAGGACTCGGGCACTGGGAGGGTTAGGCAGAAGTTTTACTGA
- the LOC134804100 gene encoding uncharacterized protein LOC134804100 isoform X1, protein MSDRIKVVLDVGGQWTRAGFAGEPSPRAEYPSVVGRFRRSELLDGFPDIYCGREAVLKRGISHLSWPMQKGLIQDWDELEKLLHHTFYKELLVAPEETKVMYALHPLTPGKDKEQMAELLFETFIVDAIYLAQTPALVTLASGRTTGLVWENGYSCCYAAPVFEGFPLKHSIVTSQLTGQAITGILLDLMKKIGYSFTTPTEIELAEKIKASTCYVATDLESIQASRMADGDTKVRYQLPDGQHIILDEERFICPEVLFRPSLQGLECPSIVDDICKTISRCDIDYQPMFYENIVLSGGGSQLAGIDKRINRELLLRVLEQPNYRVTVDAIESRQHATWRGGSMLACMDAVKGCYLTKEEYEDSGTGRVRQKFY, encoded by the exons ATGTCCGATCGTATCAAAGTGGTTTTAGATGTAGGGGGTCAATGGACCCGCGCTGGTTTCGCTGGGGAGCCTTCCCCGAGGGCGGAGTACCCATCAGTGGTTGGACG ATTTCGAAGAAGCGAACTGTTAGATGGTTTCCCTGATATTTACTGTGGTCGTGAGGCTGTGCTCAAGAGAGGGATATCGCATTTGTCCTGGCCAATGCAAAAAGGACTCATACAG GATTGGGATGAACTGGAGAAGTTACTGCACCACACGTTCTACAAGGAGCTGCTGGTGGCCCCTGAAGAGACGAAGGTCATGTACGCGCTGCACCCGCTCACACCAGGCAAGGACAA AGAACAGATGGCAGAGTTACTCTTCGAGACATTTATAGTGGATGCCATATACCTGGCCCAGACTCCGGCGCTGGTCACGCTGGCGAGTGGGAGAACCACTGGTCTGGTCTGGGAGAATGGCTACTCGTGCTGCTACGCCGCTCCTGTTTTTGAAGG GTTCCCTCTAAAGCATTCGATAGTGACTTCTCAGCTAACCGGCCAAGCAATTACTGGGATCTTGCTGGATTTGATGAAGAAGATTGGCTACTCTTTCACTACACCTACGGAGATAGAGCTCGCGGAGAAGATTAAG GCAAGCACATGCTACGTAGCGACAGATCTAGAATCAATCCAGGCCTCCAGGATGGCTGACGGCGACACCAAAGTTCGCTACCAGCTGCCAGACGGCCAGCACATCATTTTGGACGAGGAGAGGTTCATATGCCCCGAAGTCCTCTTCCGACCTTCGTTGCAGGGGCTGGAGTGCCCTAGTATCGTTGATGATATATGTAAAACTATCAGCCGGTGCGATATTGACTACCAGCCTATGTTTTATGAAAATATCGTGCTTTCTG GTGGCGGTAGCCAGCTCGCCGGCATAGACAAGCGTATAAATCGGGAGCTTTTATTGAGAGTCTTGGAACAGCCAAACTACAG GGTAACAGTAGACGCCATAGAGTCCCGTCAGCACGCCACCTGGCGTGGCGGATCGATGTTGGCGTGCATGGACGCCGTGAAGGGTTGTTATTTGACTAAGGAAGAATACGAGGACTCGGGCACTGGGAGGGTTAGGCAGAAGTTTTACTGA